The Desulfonatronum lacustre DSM 10312 region CCGACCCTTCCACGTAGTCCACGGTCAGAATCAGAATCAGGGACACCTGGTCCGAATTGTTGAACTCCAGGACGTCGTCGATGGCGACTTGCTGGATCGTACGCGCCTTGCCTCGGAACCAACGGCGCTTGGGCAAAAACCTGGGTAGGATGTCCTTTTCCAGGCGCTCCCCCACCTCGCCGTTCCAGATGTCCTGTTCCACGGAGCGGATGGTCAGCTGAGGCAGATCCCGGACCTCTCCGCCCAGGCCGGGCTGCTCGGCCCGGATCATCTGGAAGAAGTAGTAGCCGTAGGATCCCAGGGTCAGCGTATAGCCGCCCTCCCCGACCGGACGGAAGCGGTTGCGGCTGAAGACCTCCTCGGGAATCCAGTCCGCATAGCCACCCAGGTCCAGATCCACGGACTGACAATGCCGGGAAAGGTTGGCCACGACCAGGAGATGTTCGTCCTCATGGCGGCGTAAAAAAGCCAGGACCTTGGGATTTTCCGGGCGCAGAAACTCCATGTCCCCCCGCCCGAAGGCCCGGAAACGCTTGTACATGGAGATAAACCGCTTGTTCCACCACAGCAGCGAGGCTTGGTTCTGGGCCTGGGTCTCCACGTTGATGGCCTCGAAATGATACTCCGGGTCGATGACCACCGGCAGGTAGAGACGCTGCGGGTTGGCCCGGGAAAAGCCGGCGTTGCGGTCCGAACTCCACTGCATGGGCGTGCGCACCCCGTCCCGATCCCCCAAGTAGTAGTTGTCGCCCATGCCCAGCTCGTCTCCGTAATAGAGAACGACGGAGCCGGGCATGGCGAAGAGAATCGCGTTGAGCAGATTGATCTTCTTGCGGTCGTTCTCCAGCAGCGGAGCCAGTCGACGACGGATGCCCAGGTTGATCCGCGCCCGGGGATCACGGGCATACATCCGGTACATGTAGTCCCGCTCCTCGTCGGTAACCATTTCCAGGGTCAACTCGTCATGATTGCGCAGGAAAAAGGCCCATTGACAGTTGTCCGGGATGTCCGGGGTCTGCTCGAAAATATCGATGATCGGATGGGACTCCTCCATGTGCAGGGCCATGAACAGCCGGGGCATCAATGGGAAGTGGAAGGCCATCTGACAGGAATCGCCGTCGCCGAAATAGGCGCAGGCGTCCTCGGGCCACTGATTGGCCTCGGCCAGGAGCATCCGGTTCGGATACTTGGCGTCGATGTGCGCCCGCAGGTCCTTCAAATACTGATGCGTTTCAGGCAAATTCTCGCAGTTGGTCCCTTCGCGCTCGAACAGATAGGGCACGGCATCCAGCCGCATCCCGTCCACGCCCATCTTCAGCCAGTAGTCGATCACCCGGAACAGGGCCTTGCCCACCTGGGGGTTGTCGAAATTTAAGTCCGGCTGGTGAGAGTAGAAGCGGTGCCAGTAGTAGGATTTGGCCACCGGGTCCCAGGACCAGTTGGACGTCTCGAAATCCTTGAAGATGATCCGGGCGTCCTGGTACTTGTCCGGCGTATCGCTCCAGACGTAAAAATTGCGCCAAGAGGACCCGGGCGGAGCATTGCGTGCCCGCTGGAACCAGGGATGCTGATCCGAAGTGTGGTTAAGCACCAACTCGGTGATCACCCGCAGGCCACGCTTGTGCGCCTCGCGCAAAAAGACCTTGAAATCCTTGATGGTCCCGTACTGGGGGTGAACGCTGAAATAGT contains the following coding sequences:
- the treS gene encoding maltose alpha-D-glucosyltransferase, with protein sequence MPQIKQAKLVDDPLWYKDAIIYEVHIKAFFDSNSDGIGDLPGLTQKLDYLADLGITAIWLLPFYPSPLRDDGYDIADYFSVHPQYGTIKDFKVFLREAHKRGLRVITELVLNHTSDQHPWFQRARNAPPGSSWRNFYVWSDTPDKYQDARIIFKDFETSNWSWDPVAKSYYWHRFYSHQPDLNFDNPQVGKALFRVIDYWLKMGVDGMRLDAVPYLFEREGTNCENLPETHQYLKDLRAHIDAKYPNRMLLAEANQWPEDACAYFGDGDSCQMAFHFPLMPRLFMALHMEESHPIIDIFEQTPDIPDNCQWAFFLRNHDELTLEMVTDEERDYMYRMYARDPRARINLGIRRRLAPLLENDRKKINLLNAILFAMPGSVVLYYGDELGMGDNYYLGDRDGVRTPMQWSSDRNAGFSRANPQRLYLPVVIDPEYHFEAINVETQAQNQASLLWWNKRFISMYKRFRAFGRGDMEFLRPENPKVLAFLRRHEDEHLLVVANLSRHCQSVDLDLGGYADWIPEEVFSRNRFRPVGEGGYTLTLGSYGYYFFQMIRAEQPGLGGEVRDLPQLTIRSVEQDIWNGEVGERLEKDILPRFLPKRRWFRGKARTIQQVAIDDVLEFNNSDQVSLILILTVDYVEGSEERYVLPLTMAWGDNARDIAAEETAHVLSRIVRTTRQGEEQGVLFEAVYAPDFGKRLIKFLSKRQHLRGRRGELHAWPGRDLRQRDILRLEPQLSRSEQSNSSMIYGSELILKIYRRLERGPQPELELCRFLTERTSFRNIPLYVGSLTYHQNGHEDSVLGVLQQFVPSHGDAWKYSQDALERYVEAVLSLGAESAAPECPCGYWDAAHGSTPEAVTDLIGPYLEMTALLGRRTAELHIALASRADDPAFAPEPFSYLYQRSVFQSLQNQLKTVFGLLRKNLKRLDEEQSVLAREVLETEKAVLERFRTIHRHKIQASKIRIHGDYHLAQALYTGKDFVIIDFEGEPARALSERRLKRSALRDVAGMLRSFDYLAQMVLRDQISLRKTDAAVLAPWIDAWSSAVSGMFLKSYLELARGHVFLPDKDEEIKSLLEIFVLDKAVYELGYELNNRLDWVDLPLKGLKNLMEVPT